GTCGTTGTCGGAAGCGGCATTTCCGGGCTTTACGCCGCCCTTTACGCCCGACGCTCCGGACTTTCCGTAGCATTGGTCTGCAAAAGCAACCCCCTGCGCTCAAATTCGGCCGTAGCTTCCGGAGGGATCAACGCCGTTCTCCGATCGACCCGCCGCGATTCGCACCGCGAACACATCGCCGACACGCTCAGAGGGTCGGATGAACTGGGGCGGTTTTCGGTCGTCAGCTCGATGGTCCGAGGGGCGGAAGAGGTGATACGCGAACTCTCGGAGATGGGGGTGAATTTCGATCGGAACGAAGAGGGCGATATCGCGCAAAGACCGTTTGGCGGAACCAACGCATCGCGCACCTGCTACATCGCCGATAAGACGGGTGCGGCGATCACCCAGACACTGCTCGTGCAATGCCGGAAGGAAGGAGTCAGCATATTCCCCGGGCACGTCATGCTCTCGATCGCGACGTTCAAGGAAAAACTCTCCGGCGTGATCCTCCTGCGGCGGCGCGATTCCCAGGTGATCGCATTTGCCTGCAAATCGCTGGTACTTGCCGGCGGCGGATATGCCGGCATCTACCGAGGCCATTCGACCAATTCGCAAGAAGCGAGCGGGGACGCACTTGCCGTCGCGCTGCGGACCAAAATGAGGCTTGCCAACATGGAATTCGTACAGTTCCATCCAACGACACTGAACGGCACGCTCATCAGCGAAGCGGCCAGAGGGGAAGGGGCGTACATCGTCGATGAAACGGGTACACGCTTCACCGACGAACTCGCAACGCGCGACCGCCTCTCACGCGCGATTGCGGAACACCAGCGTGCCGGGCACAGCGTTTATCTCGATTTCCGCCATCTGGGCGAAGAACTGATCGACCAAAAGCTCCCCTCCGCCCGCAAACACGCCCTCAACGGCGCGGGAATCGACATCACGACCGAACTCCTTCCGATTACCCCCTCGGCGCACTACACGATGGGGGGAATCTGGAGCCGTGCCGATACATCGACCGATCTACCGGGGGTTTTTGCCTGTGGAGAGTGTGCTTACAACGGGGTCCACGGAGCCAACCGTCTCGGAGGGAACAGCCTGCTTGAAGCGGCCTATTTTGGAAGGGTGGCGGGGATAGAAGCGTCCAGGGCCGCCCGCAGAAACGAATTTCAGCCCATCGACTACGCACAGGTGGAGCGGGAATCGCGCTACATCGGAATGATACTCGAAGGGGAGAACCGTTTCAACATCAATACGATGCGGCGCAATCTTGGCAACAATCTGTACGTTAATGCGGGAATATTCCGGACGCACGACTCGTTGGCCGCCGCGCTCGAATATGTTCACTACCTGATGAAAATGTCATCAGGACTGTGTTGCGTCAATAAAGAGCGATCCGACAACGTCGAACTCCTCTCGATCCTCGAATTTCGTAACTCGCTGAGCGTCGCCGAAGCGATGGTGATGGCGGCGCTGGCGCGCGAAGAGAGCAGGGGAGCCCATTACCGCAGCGATTATCCGATCCGCGACGACAAACACTACAAAGTCGATACGATCCTGCGTCGTCTTGCGGGAACATTTCTGCGAATTACGTTCGAGGGGGCCGTATCGGCCGACTGGTGGCATCGGATACGCCGTTTTTTCCACGCACAATAAATGCATTCGAACGTTCGGTTTGCGTCCGACGCAGATTGATATTATCAAATATAAAGGAGCTGAAATGGCTAAGGTAATGCTGCGTTACGATTCAACGGGGGCGATATCGTTTTACGTCGCCAAAAAAGACATGGAAGAGACGATCGTCAAATCCGAATTCGACACGCTAGAGCGCTGGGGTGGGGAAGTTAAGCTCAGTAACGGCGAAACCTGGTACATCGAGCCCTGCGCCAAAAAATTCCCCTCCGAAGTCGTTGCCAAGCGGCTCGGGGAGTGATTTGGCGCTTCGGCCGACCCCGTTCTCATCCCCGCATCCGACAATTCCGACCGATTTCAACGTATGTTGCCAAATCTCTGATATAATGACAGCAATTCACCGATATTAACCTAATGTATTACGAAAAGAGCGTCGAAAGAGATTGTATGAACCCTGAATTCTCGGCCATTACCCCATCTACGCGAATCGGAGATCTTTTTGCCTCTTCGGCCGGTTGCCCGAGGTTCGAAGGGGATACGATCGTCCAGAATCTGCTGGAGTTTTTCGCCCGCCACGACGACGACGCGGTTATCGTCACCCGCCGCTCGGCCCATGTGGGGATCGTGACCCTCAGAGACATCGTCCGCGTTATACACGACAGCGACAATCTGGGGCTGCCGATCCGCGATTTCATGACCTCTCCCGTCGAAACTTTCGATGCCGACACCCAGATATCCGATGTCATAGAAGCGATCGAAGAGCTGCCTTACGACAAAATTGTCGCGGCCAAGGGCAAAAACGTTCTGGGGATTATCGACAAACACCGACTGATGTCGCTGTGTTACCGGCAAATCACCCCTATGGTCAAACACGACTATACAATGATCCATTCGCTGATGGGGCTTGTCGGCGAGGGCGAAAAAGGGCTGCTGAAAATGGCGACGACCGATACGCTGACCGGTATCGGCAACCGGAGGCTCTTTGAAGAGGTGTTCCAATCGCACCAAAAGCATCCTCAGTCCCAGGATTATTCCCTCTATCTGCTGTTGCTCGACGTCGACAATTTCAAAAGCATCAACGACACCTTCGGACACAATGTCGGCGATTCGGTGCTTAAGCAGCTGGCCGCTTTGATCGGCTCTTCGATCCGGAAAAGCGACACGTTCGTACGATGGGGAGGGGAAGAGTTTGCCATCTTGCAGCGTTATACCGATCCGATGGCCGTAATGAAAGTGGCCGAACAGATACGCAAAAAAATCGACGAACACAGTTTTGAGACGATCGTCCACGTGACGTGCAGTTTCGGTCTCGCATCGGTTCGCCCGCACGAAGAGCTTGAAAGCGTTTTCGAACGTGCCGATAAAGCCCTCTACCGCGCAAAATCAGACGGGAAAAACTGCGTCCGCATCGATATGGGATAAAGCTTATACCTCGATTCCGTATTGCTTGATTTTATAACCGATCTGCCGGGCGGTCATCCCCAATGAACGGGCCGCTTTGGTCTGAATTCCGTGCGAATCAATGAGGGCCTGGATGATCGATTCTTTTTCGAGTTCCTGAAGCGTCTTTTTCGTTATCGGTCCGCTGGGAAACTCTTTTGCCGGTGTCGGCGCGGCAGCAGCGGAGACCGCCGGATCGTTGTGCATGTAGAGTTTCTGATAATTGAACGGCAAAACATGGCTGAGCATTTCAGGCTGGATCTCCCCGTCCGGACAAATCAGAACGATTCTCTCCATCGTATTCTGGAGTTCGCGGATGTTTCCCGGCCAGGGATAGTCGAGCAACAGTTCCATCGCCCCTTTGCTGAAGTGCATCGTCTTGCGGTGCTCTTTCATAAATTTCTGCAGATAGTGCTCGATCAGTAGTTTGACGTCTTCGTAACGTTCCCGCAACGGGGGGAGGTTGATCGGAATGACATTCAAACGGTAAAACAGGTCTTCGCGAAATTCCCCTTTGCGTACCATCTCTTCGAGATTCCGGTTTGTCGCGGCGACGAGCCGGACGTTTGTGCGGATCGTTTTGGTGCCGCCGACCCGTTCGAACTCCTGTTCTTGCAATATACGCAGCAGTTTGACCTGGAGCGCAGGGGTAATGTCGCCGATTTCATCGAGGAACAGGGTTCCGCCGTCTGCGAGTTCGAAACGCCCCTTGCGCATCTCCCGCGCGTCGGTAAACGCCCCTTTTTCATGCCCGAAAAGCTCGCTCTCCAACAGCGTTTCGCTGATGGCGGCGCAGTTGAGCTTGATAAAGGGGCCGTTCTGGCGTCGACTGAGGTTGTGAACCGCGGTGGCGATGAGCTCTTTTCCCGTTCCCGTTTCGCCCCGGATGAGAATCGTCGCGTCGGTGGGAGCAACGGTGTTGATCATCGAAAATACCTGCTGCATCCGCGTCGAACGTCCGACAATGTTTTCGAATTTGTAATCTTTTTGCATCTCTTCTTTGTAATACGTTTTGAGTTCGCTCAGCGACTCTTTTTCTTTGGTGATGGTCTGTTGTACCTTCAGAGCACCGACAAAAAGCGACCCTACGATGGTGAGCATCCGGACGATTTCGTCGAAATTGAGGGGACTGCTTTTGCCGATGTTGGCCGAAATGACGCCGATGACCTCGTCGTCTTGCATCAGCGGTACCGCCACGTAAGAGACCATTTGGGTCGAAATATTGCCCATTTTGTTGAGATAATTGATGTTGTTGTGGATGTTTTCGATGACGATCGGTTCACGGCTTTGGGCGGCAAGCCCAGTCGCCCCTTCGCCGAACCGGTACGTTGCCATTTTTTTCTGATACGGCTCGAGGTCGATCGAAATCAGCAGTTCAAGTTCGTCGGCATCCTCTTTTTTGCGAAACAGGGCACACCGCTCGAGATAGCCATGCTGTTTGAGCCGACGCATCGCTTTTTCGACGCTTTCATGAATATCGGTCGTACTGGTCAGCATCACCGCCACTTCGTAGAGGAGATTGATCTCTTTGTATGCGAACGTGAGCGAACAGGTGTGGCACTCTTCTCGATTCGGAATATTGGCATCAAAAGTCATCATGGCGCATTCTTTTTTAGGATATGGGAAATTGTAGTACAAAAAGAAGCAACGAATCATCGTTCAAATGGATAAAAAATAGGCAGTATTTGGAATCTCTTTTGCACTCTCTTTCCAATACGATAAGGAGTACACATGCAAATCACCGTACACGGCACCCCGACGCCGCTTGAAGGAAAAGAGATGAGCCTATGGCGGGAGGCTCCTGCGGCACGCGTAACGCTTCTCGACGGGACACCGAACGTCATCGGGATGATCGCGCCGACGGCACAGCTGTTGATCGCGATTCCTTCGCTCAAAACCGAGGTATGTTCCCTTGGGGCAAAAACGTTTAACGCTCTGGTCCAACGGTTCGGCAAACTCAAAACCGTCATGGTCACCACCGACGATATCGATTTCGTCCGCGACTATGCCATGCGCGAGGGGATCGACCACGCAGAAATCGTGATCGACACGTCACGCGAGTTTGCGAAAAAGTACGGCATACTGATATCGGAGGGCAAACTCAAGGATCGGCTCGCGCGGGCCGTATTCGTCATCGACCGCGAAGGGCTCATCAGCTATATCGAAATCGTTCCCGAAATCACCGACGAAGTCGATTACGACCGCTGCATCGAAGCGGTCGAGAAAGCGGCAAACACGAAGCAAAAAGGGCATGAACACGAGAACTGGATGGGAGCCTGATCCCCGTGGCGTTTCGCTTTTGTTCCAAATGTGGTATCATTAACCAAAGCTGATTCTTTCCGTTCGTACAAACCGCCTGCGCAACTGCGGCTAGAGGGAGAAAACGATGATCATTGGGCTTCCCAAAGAGATAAAAACCGACGAATTCCGAGTTGCTCTGACCCCTTCGGGGGTGGAAGAGCTGGTCCGCAGCGGGCACAGCGTGTACGTTCAGTCCAAAGCAGGCGAGGGGAGCGGGTTCAATGACGCATCCTACGCCTCGGCGGGAGCGGTACTCCTGGACGATCCCGACCAGATATGGCGTGCCAGCGATATGATCGTCAAGGTCAAAGAACCGATCGAAGCCGAATATCCCAGGCTTCGTGAAGGGCTTATCCTCTTTACCTACCTTCACCTCGCGGCGGATCGGGTGCTGACCGAATTGCTCTGTGAGAAAAAAGTGACCGCCTACGCGTACGAGACACTTCGCAGCGGTCGGCGTCTTCCCCTCCTTGAACCGATGAGCGAAATCGCCGGTCGTATGGCGACGCTTTTTGGCAGCGTTCACCTCGGGCGTTATTACGGAGGAAAAGGGCAGCTTGTGGGCGGAGCCGTCGGAACAGCACCGGGGCGCGTCGTCGTATTCGGGGCGGGAGTAGCGGGCAAAGCGGCGGCCGATGCCGCTGCCGGTCTGGGCGCCGAAGTCGTGCTGTTTGACATCAATACCGAACGGCTGGCTTACCTGCGCGACGTCATGAGCCCCCGGGTGACGATGCATTATTCCTCCCACGACGCAATCACAAGCAGCATCAAAGAAGCCGATCTGATTATCGGCACCGTGCTGATTCCCGGAGCCAAAGCCCCGAAACTGATCACGCGCGAGATGCTGGGGCTAATCCCCAGGGGCTCCGTCCTCGTGGATGTTTCAATCGATCAGGGGGGATGTTTCGAAACCTCCCGTCCGACGACTCACTCCGATCCTACGTTTGAAGTGGAGGGGATCATCCACTACTGCGTCGCCAACATGCCGGGGATGTACCCGCATACCTCCACAAGCGCACTGACGCACGCCACGCTTCCCTACATCAAACAAATCGCCGCGACCCCGATCACCCATGTCGTCGGCAATGATGTCCTAAGCTCGGCACTCAACACTTACGACGGCTATCTGATGAACGAAGCGGTCGCACATGCCCACGGTATGAAGTACAAAGGGCACCATTAGCAGCCCCGGAGCGCGCACGAAAATTGCATTCCTTTCCGATATACCGATAAGGAGGGAAGCTATGAACGAACACGACCTCATGCGCCGGGAGATCGAAAACCACCTGAAAAAGTACGCCGCGGACGAGGAGGCCAGATACGATATCGCGCCGCTGATTGCGGCTAAATCGCTCGAAATGAACCACCTTTACCAGGACCTTGGCTTTAAAAACCGCATCGAGATGGGGCAGTTCATGTCACGTCATTTTCCCCGTCTGGCCGAAATGAAGCCCAAAGAAAAGCTCTGGAAAAAATTCCTCTACGACGCCATCGGCAAAGTAGCCCCCGCGTGTGCCGGATGCAATGACCGCGAGCACTGCTTCACCTGCCTGATCGCCGAAGCGAGCGCCTAATGCACAAGATGCCGCCAAGCGAAGAGAGACTTCGCGTCATGAAATCGATTTTTTCACTGAGCGATGAAATCGAGTACAACATCTACGAAGCCGACGATATCGCCGAATATGCACGTATGGAGGCCGATACCGTACGACGGATCATACGGGAACTCTACGACGAGGGATTTTTAGGAGAGTGCATGAGCATCGGCGACGACGGATACGAAACGTTTTACCTGAACAAAAAAGGGCGCATCTTCATCGGCATGGAATGACCCTCCCTGACTGGCCGTTAGAGCGATGAGAGGGGAGCACGACCCGCCAGAGAGGAGGGGAGTTCCCCCAGGGCGTCGTTGACGTCGGCGGGTTGAGGGAGTATTTTATCCAGCGTGTTGACGGGATCCATCAGCATTTCCCAGTTTTTGACGACGTCATGAAAATGGACCGTGCCGGTTTTTTCGGGATCGAGCGTAAAGCGGGGGTCGTCGTAGTGCTCGAACGACGTCGTGTTCTCGATTCCCGCAGAGAACGATCCTTCCGCATCGCTAAGATCAAGGCGTACGGTAACGTTCGAAACGCGCCCCGAACGATCCAGCGCAATGTCAAAATCGGTGGCGAGGACAAATCGGTCCAACACGGCGGCAATCCGTTTCTGATCGCTTAGAATCATGTAGGCCCCGTATTCTTCTTTGGTTAAAACGCCATCTTGAAATAGGCGGGTGATTGCGGCATCGCTGAAGCGGAGGAACCATCCGACCGATTCGTTATGGTCGAGTCGAACCCGTATATTCCCGCTTGCCGTGTCATAATACGCCAGTGACCCGTTCATCTCCCCGAACCCTTTGAGCGTCCCCTCCTTCAAAGCGCGGTTCATACTCCGAAACGCCGTAGCGTTGAATGCGTCCTCGGGAAAAAAGTTTTGCATCAGGGTATCGTTGAGATCGAAGCGAATCAGTTTTTTCTCATCGTCGGGCCGCATCGGGAAGAGGGTATTTAGAAACGAATTGCCGATATAGAGGACGCGTTTTTCATAGTCGGCCATCAGCGGCACCCTGAGGGAGATTTCGACGTTGTTTTGCGCGTATCGAAGATCGTACAACGCTTCGGAGCGTGCCCGTTGCATGTCTACGGAGCCCCGTGCCTGGAGGCTGATCGATCTGAGGATGCTCAGCCCTTTGTCGACGTACGCCGCCGTCTTGTCGGTTTCATCGGATTGATCGTGCGATACCGACAGTTTTGTGATTCGGGTGGAAGAGGTATAGTCGTAGCCTTGCGCGCGGAACGTTTTATCGAGAGCCGCATTAAGGGATTGATGGGGTGTGGACGTGCTGCATCCCGTAACAAATACGATGGCGAACGCCGCAGCCAGTACGGTTGGGAAACGCATGTCGCTTCCTCCTTCAAGCAAATAGTCTATTATAGTCAAACAAAGCCGAATCCTCAACGAATCGCCGTTTTTTCACGGAACATTTCCAAGCCGCCCTGAAGCAGGAGCGAAACATTGAGGGTGAAGAGTTCACTCTCCAGCGTTGCGGCCGCGGCTTTAGCGGCCGCAAGATCGGCAATCGCACGGCCCAGTTCGTCCGCACTCGAAAGCTGGTTCTCGAACCGTCCCCGCGTAAGTTTTGTATACTCGGCGGCGGCTTTGATCCGCATTTGCGCGCTCAGAAGCTTGCTTCGGGTTGCTTCGATCTCCAAAGCCGTGTTTCGGATTTCGGAGACGATACGGTTTGTATAATCTTCGATCGCGGCATATGCGGCCATTTCGGACGCTTTTGAGGCCTGAATCGCGTGATAGTCGCTCATCCCCGAAAAGAGGTTCCACGACGCGACGATCCCTCCGTAACTTTTATCGGGGTTCGTGTATCCGTCGCCGTTCAGATCGAATGCGTCACCGTGGCGCTTGAGCGAAGCAACAAGCGCGATTTGGGGATACCAGCGGCTCCGTGCGAGCGCAATGTCGCTCCGGGCGATTCCGAGCGCTTTTGCGAGGGAGAGGAGGTCTTCGCGGTTGATCCGCGCAGCCGTTTCCACCTCCGCAGGGTCCGGCGCCCAGAGCGCCTCGGAGGGGAGCTTTGCCGTATCGACACGACCGCCTGTGAGGTAGGAAAGGGTATTGAGCAGCCGCAGCCTTGCACTTTTGCTTTCGGCGATATCCGCTTCGATTTCATACCCTTTGGCTTCGATGGCGTAGAGTTCGGCCGGCGCCAGCAGACCGTTGGCGTACATCCCCCGCGCTTTTGCGTACGAGGCATCGATGGCATTTTTAGCTTCCGCCTGTGCGGCGATTACCGCTTCATAGCCTGCCGCTGCGGCATAGAGCCGTGTCGCATCCAGGTAAAGGTTGCGCTTGAGATCGGAGGTTTCGAGCAATGCTTTTTCGTGCTGGAGTTTGGCTTTTCCGGCCGATGCGGAGAGGGCAAATCCACTGAAAAGGGGATAAGTCAGAGAGAGTTCGCCTTCGACGTTGTTACGCGAAGCGGTCTGCATTTTCGACGATGCAAGCACCGCCGTCGGCGTTCGGTTGAGTTTGAGGGCACTGAGACGGGCGTCGAGCGAGGGAAGGTGTTTCCCTTCGGCCGCGAGATACGCTTCGTAGGCCGAGTGTTCCACCGCTCGGGCGCTTTGAACGGCATGCGAAGCGTCGATCCCGGCCAGAATTTCGGGATAGCTCTGAGCGAATACCAGTGTCGGCAAAATGAACGGCAACAAACGCTTCATGCGCTCTCCTTTTCTATTTGTCAATATAGTCACGATACGATTAATTGATACTGAATTAAGCTACAACGCTATAAGATGGTCTAAATCTAGAAATAGGGCAGTCGAATATGTTTTCCACCCTGAAGAAGTACTGGTTGGGCGCTCTGATCGCGGTATTATTCGGCATAGGCGCCGTTTTGATCTATATCCGTCTCCATCCGCCCCGGTTAGCTGAAAACCTGATTCAGGGGACGGGACGGATCGATGGCGATTTGATCAATCTCAACGCGAAATACCCCGGCAGGCTCAACGGCATCGGTGTCGAAGAAGGAGAAAGGGTACGCCGTAACCAGACGATCGCTCTGATCGATAGCCAAGAGTCCCGTGCACAGCACGATCAGGCCGTAGCCAGACTCGATGCCGCACGCCGCGAATACCGCTCCCGGGAAATCGAGCTGGACATCCTGCGACGAACGCTGCCCCAGACTCTTTTGAAAGCCGACGCCAATCTGGCCCTGAGCCAGCGCTCCCGCGACGAGCTCGACCGTATGCTCAGCGCCCAGAAAAACATCGTCGCGCAAAGCGAAAAAGATTTCGAACGGATGCGCGATCTGGTGGAAAAACGCCTTGTCGAATCACGCCAGCTCGAAACCGCCGAGCTCAAGCTGAAAACCGATCGCGAACAGCTCGGTGCGCTCATCTACAAGCGCAAACAGCTCGACGAAACGATCGCCATCGCCGAAAGTTCCCGCATCGAGGCGGTACTGGCCCAGCGGAAAATCGATGCGATGCAAGAAGCCAACAACGCGCTTGCAGCGGGGATCAAAGCCATGGAAGCATCGCAGGCCCAAAGCCGTGCGGTCCTCAGTGAAATGGAGTTGCGTTCCCCGGTGGACGGCTTCGTTGTTGAAAGGATCGCCCACAACGGCGAGGTGGTCGGAGCCGGTAATCCGGTCGTGACACTGATCGATCCCTCCTCGCTCTACCTGAAAATTTTCGTCGATACGCTTCAAAACGGCAAAATCAAAATCGCAGACCGCGCCGTCATTTTCGTCGATGCGTATCCGGACCGTCCCATAGCGGCCAAAGTAGTCCGTATCGAACAAAAAGCCGAATTCACCCCCAAAGAGGTCTCCGTTGCCAGCGACAGAATTCAGCGGGTGTATGCCGTCCATCTCAAACCCCTCAAGCCCGATCCGCTTCTCAAACTCGGCCTTCCGGCGGTGGGTGTCGTGACGCTGGACGGCAAAAATCTTCCCGGCACCCTTCGGGAAGTCCCCGAATAAAGGGGTAAACCGGATGCTCAGGGTCGACAACGTCACCGTCCGCTATAAACAGCACATCGGTATACGCAACGCCTCGTTCACGGCCAAAGAGGGGGAAATTATCGGCTTTATCGGGGCCGACGGGGCCGGAAAAAGTTCGCTGATGCACGCCGTTGCCGGTGTCGGGGCGTTCGAAGGGCAGATACGCTTCAAAGAGACCCTCTACCGCTCTCCCGCCGAAGCCGAACCCATCAAGGCCGATACCGCATTCATGCCGCAGGGGATCGGGCTGGTACTCTATGAAATGCTCAACGTCGGGGAACATCTCGATTTTTTTGCCGACATCCGCAATCTCTCTCTTGATGGCGACTACCTCGATTACAAACGCCGTCTGCTCCATATGGCTGGGCTGGAGCGTTTCACGGACCGGAGGGCGGGAAACCTCAGCGGCGGTATGATGCAAAAACTCTCCCTCATCTGTACCCTGCTGCACCGCCCGAAGCTCCTGATCCTTGACGAACCGACGACGGGCGTCGACCCTCTCAGCCGGATCGAACTGTGGAATATCCTCGACCGGATACGCCGCGAAGAGGGGACCATCATCCTCGTCAGTACCGCCTACATGCAAGAAGCGGCCCGCATGGATAAAATACTGCTTTTCGACGAAGGGGAGATCATCGCGGGCGGTACGGCATCCGAACTCATCGAATCGGTACGCCCGATGACCTATGTCCCAGGCGGCGGTTCCCAAGGCTTTACAACCATCGATGCCCTCTATTCGCTCGAACCTCTGGAACTTCCACACGCCGAGCCCACTCTCGAAGCGCTGTTTTTCGTCAACGCGCTCCGAAAAGCCCGGACGCTGCCGCCCATTACGATAACTGCGCGCCCCGAAGAATACGATCACGCGTCGACAGTCATGGAAGCCCATGCCCTGACCAAACGATTTGACGGATTTGTTGCGAACGATTCGGTGGATATTCGACTCAACCGCGGCGAGATATTGGGGCTTTTGGGAGCCAACGGCGCGGGAAAAACGACGTTTATCAAAATGCTTCTCGGGCTTTTGCCGATCGACGGTGGAAAACTCGAATTGCTGGGGCGCCCGGTCCAAAACGCATCGGATCGTCAGACCCTCAAGGCATCGATCGGCTACGTCAGTCAGCATTTCGCCCTCTATAACGACATGACGGTCCGCGAAAACCTGCTGTATTTCGCCGCCATGCGCGGTATTGCACTGTCAAAATCCCTCGAGAAAACTTCCCTCTATGCCGAGGAACTCGGATTTAAGGAGTACCTCGACGAGATCCCCTCCAACCTTCCGCTGGGGATCAACCAGCGTTTTTCACTCGCCGCCGCCCTGTTG
The DNA window shown above is from Campylobacterota bacterium and carries:
- a CDS encoding FAD-dependent oxidoreductase, with translation MLYDVVVVGSGISGLYAALYARRSGLSVALVCKSNPLRSNSAVASGGINAVLRSTRRDSHREHIADTLRGSDELGRFSVVSSMVRGAEEVIRELSEMGVNFDRNEEGDIAQRPFGGTNASRTCYIADKTGAAITQTLLVQCRKEGVSIFPGHVMLSIATFKEKLSGVILLRRRDSQVIAFACKSLVLAGGGYAGIYRGHSTNSQEASGDALAVALRTKMRLANMEFVQFHPTTLNGTLISEAARGEGAYIVDETGTRFTDELATRDRLSRAIAEHQRAGHSVYLDFRHLGEELIDQKLPSARKHALNGAGIDITTELLPITPSAHYTMGGIWSRADTSTDLPGVFACGECAYNGVHGANRLGGNSLLEAAYFGRVAGIEASRAARRNEFQPIDYAQVERESRYIGMILEGENRFNINTMRRNLGNNLYVNAGIFRTHDSLAAALEYVHYLMKMSSGLCCVNKERSDNVELLSILEFRNSLSVAEAMVMAALAREESRGAHYRSDYPIRDDKHYKVDTILRRLAGTFLRITFEGAVSADWWHRIRRFFHAQ
- a CDS encoding nitrogen fixation protein NifQ; translation: MNEHDLMRREIENHLKKYAADEEARYDIAPLIAAKSLEMNHLYQDLGFKNRIEMGQFMSRHFPRLAEMKPKEKLWKKFLYDAIGKVAPACAGCNDREHCFTCLIAEASA
- a CDS encoding redoxin family protein, whose amino-acid sequence is MQITVHGTPTPLEGKEMSLWREAPAARVTLLDGTPNVIGMIAPTAQLLIAIPSLKTEVCSLGAKTFNALVQRFGKLKTVMVTTDDIDFVRDYAMREGIDHAEIVIDTSREFAKKYGILISEGKLKDRLARAVFVIDREGLISYIEIVPEITDEVDYDRCIEAVEKAANTKQKGHEHENWMGA
- a CDS encoding sigma 54-interacting transcriptional regulator, which gives rise to MMTFDANIPNREECHTCSLTFAYKEINLLYEVAVMLTSTTDIHESVEKAMRRLKQHGYLERCALFRKKEDADELELLISIDLEPYQKKMATYRFGEGATGLAAQSREPIVIENIHNNINYLNKMGNISTQMVSYVAVPLMQDDEVIGVISANIGKSSPLNFDEIVRMLTIVGSLFVGALKVQQTITKEKESLSELKTYYKEEMQKDYKFENIVGRSTRMQQVFSMINTVAPTDATILIRGETGTGKELIATAVHNLSRRQNGPFIKLNCAAISETLLESELFGHEKGAFTDAREMRKGRFELADGGTLFLDEIGDITPALQVKLLRILQEQEFERVGGTKTIRTNVRLVAATNRNLEEMVRKGEFREDLFYRLNVIPINLPPLRERYEDVKLLIEHYLQKFMKEHRKTMHFSKGAMELLLDYPWPGNIRELQNTMERIVLICPDGEIQPEMLSHVLPFNYQKLYMHNDPAVSAAAAPTPAKEFPSGPITKKTLQELEKESIIQALIDSHGIQTKAARSLGMTARQIGYKIKQYGIEV
- a CDS encoding HlyD family efflux transporter periplasmic adaptor subunit translates to MFSTLKKYWLGALIAVLFGIGAVLIYIRLHPPRLAENLIQGTGRIDGDLINLNAKYPGRLNGIGVEEGERVRRNQTIALIDSQESRAQHDQAVARLDAARREYRSREIELDILRRTLPQTLLKADANLALSQRSRDELDRMLSAQKNIVAQSEKDFERMRDLVEKRLVESRQLETAELKLKTDREQLGALIYKRKQLDETIAIAESSRIEAVLAQRKIDAMQEANNALAAGIKAMEASQAQSRAVLSEMELRSPVDGFVVERIAHNGEVVGAGNPVVTLIDPSSLYLKIFVDTLQNGKIKIADRAVIFVDAYPDRPIAAKVVRIEQKAEFTPKEVSVASDRIQRVYAVHLKPLKPDPLLKLGLPAVGVVTLDGKNLPGTLREVPE
- the ald gene encoding alanine dehydrogenase translates to MIIGLPKEIKTDEFRVALTPSGVEELVRSGHSVYVQSKAGEGSGFNDASYASAGAVLLDDPDQIWRASDMIVKVKEPIEAEYPRLREGLILFTYLHLAADRVLTELLCEKKVTAYAYETLRSGRRLPLLEPMSEIAGRMATLFGSVHLGRYYGGKGQLVGGAVGTAPGRVVVFGAGVAGKAAADAAAGLGAEVVLFDINTERLAYLRDVMSPRVTMHYSSHDAITSSIKEADLIIGTVLIPGAKAPKLITREMLGLIPRGSVLVDVSIDQGGCFETSRPTTHSDPTFEVEGIIHYCVANMPGMYPHTSTSALTHATLPYIKQIAATPITHVVGNDVLSSALNTYDGYLMNEAVAHAHGMKYKGHH
- the nifT gene encoding putative nitrogen fixation protein NifT — protein: MAKVMLRYDSTGAISFYVAKKDMEETIVKSEFDTLERWGGEVKLSNGETWYIEPCAKKFPSEVVAKRLGE
- a CDS encoding TolC family protein → MKRLLPFILPTLVFAQSYPEILAGIDASHAVQSARAVEHSAYEAYLAAEGKHLPSLDARLSALKLNRTPTAVLASSKMQTASRNNVEGELSLTYPLFSGFALSASAGKAKLQHEKALLETSDLKRNLYLDATRLYAAAAGYEAVIAAQAEAKNAIDASYAKARGMYANGLLAPAELYAIEAKGYEIEADIAESKSARLRLLNTLSYLTGGRVDTAKLPSEALWAPDPAEVETAARINREDLLSLAKALGIARSDIALARSRWYPQIALVASLKRHGDAFDLNGDGYTNPDKSYGGIVASWNLFSGMSDYHAIQASKASEMAAYAAIEDYTNRIVSEIRNTALEIEATRSKLLSAQMRIKAAAEYTKLTRGRFENQLSSADELGRAIADLAAAKAAAATLESELFTLNVSLLLQGGLEMFREKTAIR
- a CDS encoding diguanylate cyclase, with product MNPEFSAITPSTRIGDLFASSAGCPRFEGDTIVQNLLEFFARHDDDAVIVTRRSAHVGIVTLRDIVRVIHDSDNLGLPIRDFMTSPVETFDADTQISDVIEAIEELPYDKIVAAKGKNVLGIIDKHRLMSLCYRQITPMVKHDYTMIHSLMGLVGEGEKGLLKMATTDTLTGIGNRRLFEEVFQSHQKHPQSQDYSLYLLLLDVDNFKSINDTFGHNVGDSVLKQLAALIGSSIRKSDTFVRWGGEEFAILQRYTDPMAVMKVAEQIRKKIDEHSFETIVHVTCSFGLASVRPHEELESVFERADKALYRAKSDGKNCVRIDMG